A DNA window from Candidatus Sulfidibacterium hydrothermale contains the following coding sequences:
- a CDS encoding RelA/SpoT family protein yields MTNPDKTVREKLNELFELVDEKADATARLQIQKAFNMAQKSYGNQTMADGSPMILHHLDVAVIAMKEVNLGPTSAVCALLHSFDTDQPDVRQEIMENFGENVLEIIDGFKKISALQTERVSFQSEAFRNMFLSLVNDIRVILIRMAHRLHDVRAPEGLTKKQKTKFFNEIKYIYIPIAHRLGLYQIKSEMENDLMRFEHPDIFRAITDKIQATKSKREVYIKDFIAPVEKELIAAGFDFEIKWRTKSVASIWAKMKRQNVEFEQIYDIFAVRIIINSKSPQREKEDCWMVYSIVTNIYPPNPKRLRDWISTPKASGYESLHTTVMGPNKKWVEVQIRTVRMDEIAEKGQAAHWAYKGLMKSKDVDDWLLQVRDVLEHPEAIGAEYAYRTQKSNEYVFIFTPKGDLKRLPAGATVLDFAYDIHTNIGSQCSGARVNNKLVPIRYVLKNGDKVEILTTKNQKPKPDWIGFVKTQKARNHIKRQLKEEKYKEAEVGKELLLRKFKNWKLKSPEDLVNILVKHFKMDSAVDLYYLLATDKIDLALVKTVLTDYLKQQEEPVETEGGTEEPQPEKTIPKKEEDETDVLYIGDHVKNINYRFAKCCNPIPGDNVFGFVTTLGGISIHRRNCPNAKRLAERYPYRIIDVKWTGSEEKPFYRVNLKISGKDELGIVESITKTITNDLRVNMRSIHFNTKGRKFEGRVSLMIRNHDHLDQLIHKLKMVKGVERIDRTK; encoded by the coding sequence ATGACCAATCCGGATAAAACGGTTCGTGAAAAGTTAAACGAACTTTTTGAGCTTGTAGATGAAAAAGCAGATGCCACTGCGCGCTTGCAGATTCAAAAAGCGTTTAACATGGCTCAAAAGTCGTACGGAAATCAAACCATGGCCGATGGGTCTCCCATGATTTTACATCATTTGGATGTGGCTGTTATTGCTATGAAAGAGGTCAATCTGGGGCCAACCTCGGCTGTTTGTGCACTTTTGCATAGTTTTGATACCGACCAGCCGGATGTCCGTCAGGAAATCATGGAGAATTTTGGGGAGAATGTACTCGAAATCATTGACGGATTTAAGAAAATATCGGCTTTGCAAACCGAACGGGTCTCTTTTCAGTCGGAAGCTTTCAGGAACATGTTCTTGTCTTTGGTGAATGATATCCGGGTTATCCTTATCCGGATGGCTCATCGCTTGCATGATGTGAGAGCCCCTGAAGGTTTGACCAAAAAACAGAAAACCAAGTTTTTCAACGAAATAAAATACATCTATATTCCCATTGCACACCGTCTGGGCCTTTACCAGATTAAAAGCGAAATGGAAAATGATTTGATGCGTTTTGAGCATCCGGATATTTTCCGTGCTATTACCGACAAGATACAAGCAACCAAAAGTAAACGTGAAGTTTATATCAAAGACTTTATCGCTCCTGTTGAAAAAGAACTGATAGCGGCTGGTTTTGATTTTGAAATAAAATGGCGAACCAAATCGGTGGCTTCTATCTGGGCTAAAATGAAACGGCAGAATGTGGAATTTGAACAGATTTATGACATTTTTGCCGTTCGTATTATCATTAACAGCAAATCACCACAAAGAGAAAAAGAAGACTGTTGGATGGTATATTCCATTGTTACCAACATTTATCCGCCTAATCCTAAACGGTTGCGCGACTGGATTTCCACCCCAAAAGCTTCGGGATATGAATCGTTGCATACTACCGTGATGGGGCCCAATAAAAAATGGGTGGAAGTTCAAATCAGAACTGTTCGGATGGACGAAATCGCCGAAAAAGGACAAGCTGCTCACTGGGCTTACAAAGGACTGATGAAATCGAAAGATGTGGATGATTGGTTGTTACAGGTCAGGGATGTGCTTGAACATCCTGAAGCTATCGGTGCCGAATATGCTTACCGTACGCAAAAATCCAATGAGTATGTCTTTATTTTTACTCCGAAAGGAGATTTGAAAAGGTTGCCGGCCGGTGCTACGGTACTCGACTTTGCTTATGATATTCATACCAATATAGGAAGTCAGTGTAGTGGTGCCCGTGTGAATAATAAACTGGTTCCTATCCGCTATGTATTGAAAAATGGGGATAAAGTGGAGATCCTGACCACTAAAAATCAAAAACCAAAACCAGACTGGATTGGCTTTGTAAAGACACAAAAAGCCCGTAACCATATTAAACGGCAACTGAAAGAAGAGAAGTACAAAGAAGCGGAAGTAGGAAAAGAGTTGCTTTTGCGTAAATTTAAAAACTGGAAACTGAAAAGTCCGGAAGACCTGGTTAATATTCTGGTGAAACACTTTAAGATGGACTCGGCGGTAGATCTTTATTATCTGCTGGCTACTGATAAGATTGATCTCGCTCTGGTAAAAACGGTTTTAACGGATTATTTAAAACAACAGGAAGAACCGGTGGAAACGGAAGGGGGTACGGAAGAACCACAACCGGAAAAAACGATTCCGAAAAAGGAAGAAGATGAAACGGATGTCCTGTACATTGGTGATCATGTAAAAAATATTAACTACCGGTTTGCCAAGTGTTGTAACCCCATTCCGGGTGATAATGTTTTTGGCTTTGTTACCACTTTGGGCGGGATTTCCATTCACCGGCGGAATTGTCCTAATGCCAAGCGGTTGGCCGAGCGTTATCCTTATCGTATTATTGATGTAAAATGGACCGGCTCCGAAGAAAAACCGTTTTACCGTGTGAATCTGAAAATCAGCGGAAAAGATGAGTTGGGCATAGTAGAATCAATCACCAAAACCATCACTAACGATTTGCGGGTGAATATGCGATCCATCCATTTTAATACGAAGGGAAGAAAATTCGAAGGCCGTGTAAGCCTGATGATTCGTAATCACGACCATTTGGATCAGCTTATCCATAAACTGAAAATGGTAAAAGGCGTAGAAAGAATTGACCGGACCAAATAG
- the metK gene encoding methionine adenosyltransferase codes for MSYYFTSESVSEGHPDKVADQISDAVLDEMLRQDPNSKVACETMVSTGLVVIAGEVKTNAWVDLMHVARKTIEKIGYTKAEYQFDSKSCAVISAVHEQSPDINQGVERAREEEQGAGDQGMMFGYATRETKSLMPLTTEIAHDLLWELAAIRREGKVMTYLRPDSKSQVTLEYSDDGKPVKIDTLVLSTQHDEFDNEKAMQQKIKADVEKYLIPRIQKKYPDFLFADYKLLVNPTGKFVIGGPHGDTGLTGRKIIVDTYGGHGAHGGGAFSGKDASKVDRSGAYAARHIAKNMVAAGVADQILVQVAYAIGVSEPVGFYVNSYGTAKVKDEKGNILTDSQIARIAKNIFDLRPFAIVKRFGLKNPVFEKTASYGHFGRDVMVEEQEVFYEDETTTFKETRNGQKVYSKPVTFFAWEALDYVEKVKEAFHIR; via the coding sequence ATGTCCTACTATTTTACTTCGGAATCTGTTTCTGAAGGACATCCCGATAAAGTAGCCGATCAGATTTCGGATGCTGTGCTGGACGAAATGCTTCGTCAGGACCCGAATTCGAAAGTGGCTTGCGAAACGATGGTCAGTACCGGACTGGTTGTTATTGCCGGTGAAGTAAAAACCAATGCCTGGGTTGATTTGATGCACGTAGCCCGTAAAACCATTGAAAAAATCGGTTATACCAAAGCCGAATATCAATTTGACAGCAAATCGTGCGCCGTCATTTCAGCCGTTCACGAACAATCACCCGACATTAACCAGGGCGTAGAGAGAGCCCGTGAAGAAGAACAAGGCGCCGGCGACCAGGGAATGATGTTTGGATACGCTACCCGCGAAACAAAATCATTAATGCCATTAACCACTGAAATCGCACATGATTTACTGTGGGAACTGGCTGCCATTCGTCGCGAAGGAAAAGTAATGACTTATCTCCGTCCTGATTCCAAATCACAAGTAACTCTTGAATATTCTGATGACGGAAAACCGGTTAAAATCGACACACTGGTACTTTCAACCCAGCACGACGAATTTGACAACGAAAAAGCCATGCAGCAAAAAATCAAAGCGGACGTGGAAAAATACCTTATTCCGCGTATTCAAAAAAAATATCCGGATTTTCTTTTTGCTGACTACAAGCTTTTGGTCAACCCAACCGGTAAATTTGTGATTGGCGGACCACATGGAGATACCGGATTAACCGGACGTAAAATTATTGTGGATACTTACGGTGGTCATGGTGCACATGGTGGTGGTGCTTTTTCCGGAAAAGATGCTTCCAAAGTGGACCGTTCAGGAGCTTATGCAGCCCGCCACATTGCCAAAAACATGGTAGCCGCCGGTGTAGCCGACCAAATCTTAGTACAGGTTGCCTATGCCATTGGCGTTAGCGAGCCGGTAGGTTTTTATGTAAACAGTTACGGGACAGCAAAAGTAAAAGATGAAAAAGGAAATATCCTGACGGACAGTCAGATTGCCCGGATTGCCAAAAATATTTTTGACCTGCGTCCTTTTGCTATTGTAAAACGGTTTGGATTAAAAAATCCGGTATTCGAAAAAACAGCTTCCTATGGCCATTTTGGCCGCGATGTGATGGTAGAAGAACAAGAGGTTTTTTACGAAGACGAAACCACCACTTTTAAAGAAACCCGGAACGGCCAGAAAGTTTACAGTAAACCGGTTACTTTTTTTGCTTGGGAAGCATTAGATTATGTGGAAAAAGTTAAAGAAGCGTTTCACATTCGTTAA
- a CDS encoding ATP-binding cassette domain-containing protein, translating to MHSIEVKHIYKFYGSQKVLDDVCFQLDKGGVTGLLGPNGAGKSTLMKIITTFIPPYSGEVFVTGINVQADALKIRKSIGYLPENNPLYPEMYVREYLSYVLKTYKTRFPAKKRIDEVIELTGLSPEQHKKIGTLSKGYRQRVGLAQALIHDPPILILDEPTTGLDPNQLSGIRNVISSLGKEKTILLSTHIMQEVEAICDRVIILNKGKIVADDKVGMLEKKATVSMSYFLELKEKVFPEQLTEINGVILAEPLAENQWILHTDKNEDLRETIFRHVVQKNWHMLAFSPQKENLEDVFRLLTRDK from the coding sequence ATGCACAGTATTGAAGTCAAACATATCTACAAATTTTACGGCAGCCAAAAAGTATTGGATGATGTTTGCTTTCAACTGGATAAAGGTGGTGTTACCGGATTACTTGGACCAAACGGAGCCGGGAAATCCACCCTTATGAAAATCATCACAACATTTATTCCGCCTTACTCCGGCGAAGTTTTTGTTACAGGAATCAACGTGCAAGCCGATGCTTTAAAAATCAGAAAATCCATCGGTTATCTTCCTGAAAACAATCCTTTGTACCCCGAAATGTATGTCAGGGAATACCTTTCATACGTCCTTAAAACCTACAAAACACGTTTTCCGGCAAAAAAAAGAATCGATGAAGTGATTGAACTCACCGGTTTATCACCGGAACAGCATAAAAAAATAGGAACTCTTTCTAAAGGATACCGCCAACGGGTAGGTTTAGCCCAGGCTTTAATTCATGACCCGCCGATACTCATTTTAGACGAACCGACAACGGGTTTGGATCCTAATCAGCTTTCAGGAATTCGCAATGTTATATCCTCTCTTGGAAAAGAAAAAACCATTTTACTTTCCACCCATATCATGCAGGAAGTGGAAGCCATCTGCGACCGGGTAATCATCCTGAACAAAGGCAAAATTGTTGCTGATGACAAAGTAGGAATGCTGGAGAAAAAAGCAACAGTTTCCATGAGTTATTTTCTGGAATTAAAAGAAAAAGTATTTCCGGAACAACTTACGGAAATCAATGGCGTAATCCTGGCAGAGCCGCTTGCAGAAAACCAATGGATTTTACACACCGACAAAAATGAGGACCTCCGGGAAACCATTTTCCGTCATGTGGTACAAAAAAACTGGCACATGCTTGCCTTTAGCCCCCAAAAAGAAAATCTGGAAGATGTTTTCCGGCTGCTGACCCGGGACAAATAA
- a CDS encoding alpha-amylase family glycosyl hydrolase — protein MKNKKKSILSPALLMALVFSFMFAFGQNVNNQTMEKKSERHVAWSRHANIYEVNIRQYTPEGTFKAFQQHLPRLQKMGVKILWLMPIYPIGEKNRKGTLGSYYAVQNYEAVNPNFGTLDDLKSLVKDAHARGMHVILDWVANHTAWDNVWVKEHPDWYKKDSSGNFVSPFDWTDVIALNYDNQDLRHAMINAMIFWLKNADVDGFRCDVAGMVPVDFWDEARTALDKVKPVFMLAEDEDNVALVKYAFDMNYTWKMLHLMNDIASGKKKAAEIWNYLKWNNETFDPDVYRMYFTSNHDENSWNGTAFERLGDAFKVFTVFDYTIPGMPLIYGGEEAGNNKRLRFFEKDTINWSQLPYAEFYGRLNHLKDTCSLLTNGDEGGKLIPLSEGISDDVFAFYREKGGRQMVVILNLCNQPRSFTLNNEKIKGKYKLFFKGEEIEIQTDWVFHLPAWGYTVLLK, from the coding sequence ATGAAAAACAAAAAAAAATCTATACTTTCGCCGGCTTTGTTAATGGCTTTGGTATTCAGTTTTATGTTTGCCTTTGGCCAAAATGTAAATAATCAAACCATGGAAAAGAAATCAGAACGACATGTGGCCTGGAGTCGCCATGCCAATATATATGAAGTAAATATTCGTCAGTATACTCCTGAAGGAACATTTAAGGCTTTTCAGCAACATCTGCCACGATTGCAAAAAATGGGAGTGAAGATTTTATGGCTTATGCCGATCTATCCCATTGGCGAAAAAAACAGGAAAGGAACGCTGGGAAGCTATTATGCAGTACAGAATTATGAAGCGGTTAATCCGAACTTTGGAACACTGGATGACCTGAAATCGCTGGTAAAAGATGCCCATGCCAGGGGAATGCATGTTATTCTTGACTGGGTGGCCAACCATACGGCCTGGGATAATGTGTGGGTGAAAGAGCATCCCGACTGGTATAAAAAAGACAGTAGCGGAAACTTTGTTTCTCCTTTTGACTGGACCGATGTAATTGCCCTGAATTACGATAATCAGGATTTGCGTCATGCGATGATAAATGCCATGATTTTTTGGCTGAAGAATGCGGATGTAGATGGTTTCCGGTGTGATGTGGCCGGGATGGTGCCGGTTGATTTTTGGGATGAAGCCCGTACGGCACTGGATAAAGTTAAACCGGTATTCATGCTGGCAGAGGATGAAGATAATGTGGCTTTGGTTAAGTATGCTTTTGATATGAATTATACCTGGAAAATGTTGCATTTGATGAACGACATTGCCTCTGGAAAGAAAAAAGCGGCTGAGATTTGGAATTATTTGAAATGGAACAACGAAACTTTCGATCCGGACGTGTACCGGATGTATTTTACCAGTAATCATGATGAAAATTCCTGGAATGGTACGGCATTTGAACGGCTGGGTGACGCTTTTAAGGTGTTTACGGTTTTCGATTATACCATTCCCGGAATGCCTTTGATCTATGGTGGTGAAGAAGCCGGAAATAACAAACGCCTTCGCTTTTTTGAAAAAGATACGATTAACTGGAGCCAGTTGCCTTATGCCGAATTTTACGGCCGGTTGAATCACCTGAAAGATACCTGTAGTCTGCTGACTAACGGCGATGAAGGAGGAAAACTTATCCCTTTGTCTGAAGGAATAAGTGATGATGTTTTTGCTTTTTACCGTGAAAAAGGCGGCCGCCAAATGGTGGTAATTCTCAACCTGTGTAACCAGCCCCGGAGTTTTACTTTGAACAACGAAAAGATCAAAGGAAAATACAAGTTGTTTTTTAAAGGAGAAGAAATAGAAATCCAAACCGATTGGGTTTTTCATTTACCGGCTTGGGGTTATACCGTACTCCTGAAATAA
- a CDS encoding LacI family DNA-binding transcriptional regulator, with protein MKKQVTIKDIAEKLGFSVSTVSRALKDHPDISIKTREAVKELAKLLGYKPNRIALNLKNSKTYTIGLLVPETQHYFFSTIINGIEEVAYENNYNVMVFQSNEKYMREVLNIQALLSNRVDGVLVSYAKETHDFSHFQQIIDNEIPLVFFDRINKDLHADTVSVDDYNGAFQAVSYLIEKGCKRIAIYSAPQHLLLGQNRLNGYKDALEKHGMPFSRDLVYSCDTYQDAIKISRSVFKKKDFPDGLFAANDMTALGAMKAARKLGIHIPDDLKVIGFENSLSASICDPELTTVEQFGFEMGKKATRLLLKRIEEDSFDFTPEHHLIKTQLIERGTC; from the coding sequence ATGAAAAAGCAGGTTACCATAAAAGATATTGCTGAAAAACTCGGTTTTTCCGTTTCTACGGTTTCGCGTGCTTTGAAGGATCATCCCGACATCAGTATAAAGACCCGGGAGGCGGTGAAAGAACTCGCTAAACTGTTGGGTTATAAACCAAACCGTATAGCCCTTAATCTGAAAAACAGCAAAACATACACCATTGGACTTCTTGTCCCTGAAACCCAGCACTATTTTTTTTCAACCATTATTAACGGAATTGAAGAGGTTGCTTACGAAAACAATTACAACGTCATGGTTTTTCAGTCCAATGAAAAATACATGCGCGAAGTGCTGAATATTCAGGCATTGCTTTCGAACCGGGTGGATGGTGTTCTGGTTTCGTATGCTAAAGAAACGCATGATTTTTCTCACTTTCAGCAAATAATTGATAACGAAATACCCCTTGTATTTTTTGATCGGATTAACAAAGACCTGCATGCTGATACTGTCTCCGTTGACGATTATAACGGCGCTTTTCAGGCTGTCAGTTATCTGATTGAAAAAGGATGTAAACGGATTGCCATTTATTCGGCTCCGCAGCACCTGCTGCTGGGACAGAACCGGCTTAATGGCTATAAAGATGCGTTGGAAAAACACGGGATGCCTTTTAGCAGAGATTTGGTTTATTCGTGTGATACTTATCAGGATGCCATTAAAATATCGAGAAGCGTTTTTAAAAAGAAAGACTTCCCGGACGGACTTTTTGCGGCAAATGACATGACGGCTTTAGGAGCCATGAAAGCAGCCCGGAAACTGGGTATCCATATTCCCGACGATCTGAAAGTTATCGGGTTTGAAAACAGTCTGAGTGCTTCAATTTGCGATCCTGAACTGACAACAGTAGAGCAGTTTGGTTTTGAAATGGGGAAAAAGGCGACCCGTTTGTTGTTAAAACGAATTGAAGAGGATAGTTTTGATTTTACTCCCGAACATCACCTCATTAAAACACAGCTGATCGAAAGAGGTACTTGTTAA
- a CDS encoding SDR family oxidoreductase, whose product MKNQKEIVLITGATSGIGLACAETFAENGHPLIITGRRADRLQNVQDSLQKKYKVEVLTLNFDVRDKKLVEESFASLPESWKNIGILINNAGLAVGFNPIQEGVIDDWERMIDTNIKGLLYVTRAILPGMTERKKGHIVNIGSIAGKEVYPNGNVYCATKFAVDALTKAIRIDAVQYGIKVTQVAPGAVETEFSMVRFKGDKDKADAVYKGYEPLHPEDIASVVYFSTTLPPHVNLNDMVIMPTAQASATVFHKQL is encoded by the coding sequence ATGAAAAATCAAAAAGAAATTGTTCTCATCACAGGAGCTACCAGCGGAATTGGTTTAGCCTGTGCCGAAACGTTTGCCGAAAACGGACATCCTTTAATTATTACAGGTCGCAGAGCCGATCGCCTACAAAATGTTCAGGATTCTCTTCAGAAAAAATACAAGGTTGAGGTACTTACACTGAATTTTGATGTGCGCGATAAAAAATTGGTGGAGGAATCGTTTGCCTCGTTGCCTGAGTCCTGGAAAAACATTGGTATTCTGATTAATAATGCTGGACTGGCTGTGGGATTTAATCCTATTCAGGAAGGCGTAATCGATGACTGGGAGCGGATGATCGATACCAACATTAAAGGGCTGTTATATGTAACACGGGCTATTCTTCCGGGAATGACCGAAAGGAAAAAAGGACATATCGTTAATATTGGTTCCATTGCAGGAAAAGAGGTTTATCCGAATGGAAATGTTTATTGTGCCACAAAATTTGCTGTGGACGCTTTAACCAAAGCGATCCGGATTGATGCGGTTCAGTACGGGATTAAAGTTACTCAGGTGGCTCCGGGTGCTGTTGAAACCGAATTTTCAATGGTCCGGTTTAAAGGGGATAAAGACAAAGCCGATGCCGTTTACAAAGGGTACGAACCTTTGCATCCTGAAGATATTGCTTCGGTGGTCTATTTTTCCACTACTTTGCCGCCGCATGTGAATCTTAATGATATGGTGATTATGCCTACGGCACAAGCCAGTGCTACGGTTTTCCACAAACAGTTGTAA